One Glycine soja cultivar W05 chromosome 2, ASM419377v2, whole genome shotgun sequence genomic region harbors:
- the LOC114373858 gene encoding replication protein A 70 kDa DNA-binding subunit C-like: MARIPDKIRSIDGSKETLKLTVRITNLWFVGTPNKYEQAEMVFVDSEGDQIHAICKSDHLKSWKADLKDNCTYVMHNFKVVKNDGQFRVCKHEYKLFFIGVTVVREADLHELPFKEFRFVEFANVVAGNCVWPVGWRVVFRHVSSKNTRVVFRMKDLSGEILSCTLWENYCTQFLSYLNERGDDEPMVIILTHARIKDAQGSYLASVSNSFKASKLLINDPILEIQEFKERLLDLGVEVSPVLLPVGTISKIVMDNHSWCYPACVQCHRKTDIQTGPFTCGCGKDNDQPVLRYRVEVMVTQNNESNKFLLWDRECAELIGETADDANRVKIEDGDLDLNASPQALDKLLGHVLAFKVRIQSKFKNAVVLRYSNDLDLINVILEMLPDSEACSKIDPSNVDCNNTTHPECQSLSVIADHDPVAGLPLTPKKRMSSDEVDDELGSLQIFPAQLSSNKLTRHSHKSQFS, encoded by the exons ATGGCGAGGATTCCTGACAAGATTAGGTCTATTGATGGATCAAAAGAGACGCTTAAGCTTACTGTTAGGATCACCAATCTTTGGTTCGTTGGGACTCCCAACAAGTATGAGCAAGCGGAAATGGTTTTTGTTGATTCTGAG GGTGATCAAATTCATGCTATTTGTAAATCGGACCACCTCAAGTCTTGGAAAGCTGATTTGAAAGATAATTGCACTTATGTTATGCATAATTTCAAAGTTGTCAAGAATGATGGTCAATTTAGAGTGTGCAAACATGAgtacaagttattttttattggagtgACGGTTGTTAGAGAAGCTGATTTGCATGAACTGCCTTTTAAGGAATTTAGATTTGTTGAATTTGCAAATGTTGTTGCTGGCAATTGTGTCTGGCCTGTTGGTTGGAGA GTGGTCTTTCGGCATGTTTCATCAAAAAATACTAGGGTTGTTTTTAGAATGAAGGATTTGAG TGGtgaaattttgtcttgcacaCTTTGGGAGAATTACTGTACTCAGTTCCTATCCTATTTGAATGAACGTGGGGATGATGAGCCGATGGTTATTATATTGACACATGCCAGAATAAAAGATGCGCAGG GAAGTTATCTAGCTTCAGTGAGCAATTCCTTCAAGGCGTCAAAACTATTGATTAATGATCCTATATTGGAAATTCAGGAATTTAAAGAGAG GCTTTTAGATTTAGGTGTTGAGGTGAGTCCAGTTTTGCTACCTG TGGGGACTATTAGCAAAATAGTCATGGATAACCATTCATGGTGTTATCCAGCTTGCGTTCAATGTCATAGGAAAACTGACATCCAAACAGGACCATTCACATGCGGATGTGGCAAGGATAATGATCAGCCTGTTCTGAG GTATAGAGTTGAAGTCATGGTTACCCAAAACAATGAGAGTAACAAGTTTTTGCTCTGGGACCGTGAATGTGCTGAATTGATTGGTGAAACAGCTGATGATGCGAATAGGGTCAAGATTGAA GATGGTGATCTTGATTTGAATGCTTCCCCTCAAGCACTTGACAAATTGTTGGGTCATGTGCTTGCTTTTAAGGTTAGGattcaatcaaaattcaaaaatgcAGTTGTTCTTAGATACTCAAATGACCTAGATTTGATCAATGTTATTCTCGAGATGCTGCCTGATAGTGAG GCATGTTCCAAAATAGATCCTTCCAATGTTGATTGCAATAATACTACGCATCCTGAATGT CAATCTCTGTCTGTCATAGCTGACCATGATCCGGTTGCCGGATTGCCTTTAACGCCCAAAAAACGGATGTCATCTGATGAAGTTGATGATGAGTTAGGGAGCTTGCAAATTTTCCCAGCCCAACTATcgtctaacaaattaacaagacATTCTCATAAGAGCCAATTTAGCTGA